In Alkaliphilus flagellatus, one DNA window encodes the following:
- a CDS encoding helix-turn-helix domain-containing protein, which translates to MEIELNKLVEGFANSDFKVQGVYYNKVEPRKSGFQKTASFPGFIFPIKGQAKYHFNGTPYTAELGNIIHGGANMNLDKQVLGDNSWEFISILYNINSFENGDLNLQDIHFELKIGQNPKLINLLSRLQNISKEDYAMSKFQTENIFRSILEEIFISAKDQQKYGTQALFTRVSYYIQNNYMNTMTVKELAEKHGVSENHLFYVFNKHVNMGPIEYIKEYRLNHVKNLLITSDASIAEVAESVGYLDPLYFSRIFKGKFGVSPSMFRKIQE; encoded by the coding sequence ATGGAAATTGAATTAAATAAATTAGTAGAGGGCTTTGCAAATAGTGATTTTAAAGTACAAGGGGTTTATTATAATAAAGTTGAACCTAGAAAATCAGGCTTTCAAAAAACAGCTTCTTTTCCAGGATTTATTTTTCCAATTAAAGGCCAGGCAAAATATCATTTTAATGGCACACCTTATACTGCAGAATTAGGAAATATAATTCACGGCGGAGCTAATATGAATTTAGATAAGCAAGTCTTGGGTGATAATAGTTGGGAATTTATTTCTATATTATATAATATCAATTCATTTGAAAACGGAGACTTGAATTTACAAGATATACACTTTGAGTTGAAAATAGGACAGAATCCAAAGCTAATAAATCTTTTATCTAGACTGCAAAATATTTCTAAAGAAGATTATGCAATGTCTAAATTTCAAACAGAGAATATATTTCGCTCTATATTAGAGGAGATTTTTATAAGCGCTAAAGATCAACAAAAATATGGAACACAAGCTCTATTTACCCGGGTTTCTTATTATATACAAAATAACTATATGAATACTATGACTGTAAAAGAATTGGCAGAAAAGCATGGTGTTAGCGAAAATCATCTATTTTATGTCTTTAATAAACATGTAAATATGGGACCCATAGAATATATTAAAGAATATAGACTTAATCATGTAAAAAATCTATTAATAACTAGTGATGCTAGCATTGCCGAAGTTGCAGAAAGTGTAGGATACTTAGATCCACTATACTTTAGCCGTATATTTAAAGGTAAATTTGGTGTATCACCAAGTATGTTTAGAAAAATTCAAGAATAA
- a CDS encoding nitrogenase component 1 has protein sequence MDSLENLEFLEHLKPLSKIKSNEGINFLTPGVFRGNHCPMRIASVISKDIDGLSSLVVGMEECTIHSRLFSPKPEGENGEFHWLYVLDSHEVVFGCREGLLNALRKMDKEGAKAVLIIVTCVPELIGEDIEGIIYEANSELDMNITLVKLGQFKNPSYPSGSRKTMEALGKFIMVKEKNIKIVNVLGRNKDEEHIPMPEILLKLEKDIELHYLAPETPLSNFENSGDSVLNIIVSPFMVPLARKMEKDFDIPYITLYDLYDADSIGRAYLEIGNILGIELEDYFALQKERLILLENEVGKKVKGLRTILAPRIDTPMPLAAYLSQLGMEPLIIHLEEYYSEDRKNIEKILSMGYDPLVCRMVNIELEATLLKNLSYNISFGYLPNNSDKAAIPDMLDFYGQVGYERTIKLLDRILNVLYENYELGGNRNGTM, from the coding sequence TTGGATAGTCTAGAAAATCTAGAATTTCTAGAACATTTAAAGCCTCTATCAAAGATTAAATCTAATGAGGGAATAAATTTTTTAACACCAGGTGTATTTAGAGGTAATCATTGTCCAATGCGTATAGCATCAGTAATATCGAAAGATATAGACGGACTTTCTTCTCTAGTTGTAGGAATGGAAGAATGTACTATTCACTCTAGACTTTTTAGTCCAAAGCCAGAAGGAGAAAATGGGGAATTCCATTGGCTCTATGTGCTAGATTCTCATGAAGTAGTATTTGGGTGTAGAGAAGGACTATTAAATGCCTTAAGAAAGATGGACAAGGAAGGTGCAAAGGCTGTTTTAATAATTGTAACCTGTGTACCAGAATTAATCGGAGAAGATATAGAAGGAATTATATATGAGGCAAATTCAGAACTAGATATGAATATTACACTTGTAAAACTAGGGCAGTTTAAAAATCCAAGTTATCCTTCAGGTTCAAGAAAGACAATGGAGGCTTTAGGAAAGTTTATAATGGTTAAAGAGAAAAATATAAAAATAGTTAATGTACTAGGTCGCAATAAAGATGAAGAACATATACCTATGCCAGAGATATTATTAAAATTAGAAAAAGATATTGAACTGCATTATTTGGCTCCGGAAACACCTCTTTCAAATTTTGAAAATAGCGGAGATAGTGTATTAAATATAATAGTGTCTCCTTTTATGGTTCCTCTAGCTAGAAAGATGGAAAAGGATTTTGATATTCCATATATCACACTATACGATCTATATGATGCAGACAGCATAGGCAGAGCATATTTAGAAATTGGAAATATATTAGGTATAGAATTAGAAGATTATTTTGCATTACAAAAAGAGAGATTAATTCTTTTAGAAAATGAAGTAGGGAAAAAGGTAAAAGGACTAAGAACCATATTAGCTCCTAGAATTGATACACCAATGCCTCTAGCTGCTTATTTATCTCAACTTGGTATGGAACCTTTAATCATTCATCTAGAAGAATACTATAGTGAAGATAGAAAAAATATAGAGAAAATACTATCAATGGGATACGATCCTTTAGTATGTAGAATGGTGAATATTGAACTAGAGGCTACGCTTTTAAAGAACTTATCCTATAATATTTCATTTGGATATTTGCCTAATAACAGTGATAAAGCAGCAATACCAGATATGTTAGATTTCTACGGACAAGTAGGATATGAGCGTACAATTAAACTTTTAGATAGAATTTTAAATGTATTATATGAAAATTATGAGTTAGGAGGGAATAGGAATGGGACTATGTAG
- a CDS encoding ABC transporter substrate-binding protein, which yields MMKRLMVLILSITLIAGLLVGCGGKDIEKESAGVDVSLESEGNQLWPRKITDATGKEIELKNKPERIAILHSVYLEHFLALNNPPIASAGSSRGDAMKAVNEWETLKPYKGNVDIIDLGSSREINLEAILKAKPDVIVTFKGHGGLDEVYDQLVKIAPVIQLDFSSSWQEQTLACAEIVGEEEYARKFIEETESTISNAKDKLSQYKNKTVALFRTDGKSFITRGDKDYYETFGITRPEGYPDEFETLSLETILSMNPDYIVFQDFIETAETFVKSQENLSVWKSLEAVKNGNVFYFDDSLNTFGPLAMRLTAEKLVDMYLK from the coding sequence ATGATGAAAAGACTTATGGTTCTAATCTTATCTATTACTTTAATTGCAGGGTTACTAGTAGGATGTGGAGGAAAAGATATAGAAAAAGAAAGTGCAGGGGTAGATGTATCTCTTGAAAGCGAAGGAAATCAATTATGGCCAAGAAAGATTACTGATGCTACAGGTAAGGAAATAGAACTTAAAAATAAACCTGAAAGAATAGCAATTCTTCATTCAGTATATTTAGAACATTTCCTAGCATTAAATAATCCTCCTATAGCTTCTGCAGGTTCTTCTAGAGGAGATGCTATGAAAGCTGTAAATGAATGGGAAACTCTTAAACCATATAAAGGAAATGTAGATATTATAGACTTAGGTAGTTCAAGAGAGATAAATTTAGAGGCTATACTAAAGGCAAAACCAGATGTAATTGTTACATTTAAAGGGCATGGAGGACTAGATGAAGTGTATGATCAACTTGTAAAGATTGCACCTGTAATTCAATTAGATTTCAGCTCTAGTTGGCAAGAACAAACTTTAGCTTGTGCAGAGATAGTTGGGGAAGAGGAATATGCTAGAAAATTTATAGAGGAAACGGAAAGTACAATTTCTAATGCAAAGGACAAGTTAAGTCAGTACAAGAATAAGACGGTGGCTCTATTCCGTACAGACGGGAAGTCTTTTATTACTCGTGGAGATAAGGATTACTATGAGACTTTTGGAATAACTAGACCAGAAGGATATCCAGATGAATTTGAGACTTTATCTTTAGAGACTATATTAAGTATGAATCCAGATTATATTGTATTCCAAGATTTTATAGAGACAGCAGAGACTTTTGTAAAGAGTCAAGAGAATTTATCTGTTTGGAAGTCTTTAGAGGCAGTTAAAAATGGAAATGTGTTTTATTTTGATGACTCTCTAAATACTTTTGGACCTTTGGCTATGAGACTTACAGCAGAGAAGTTAGTAGATATGTATTTAAAGTAG
- a CDS encoding FecCD family ABC transporter permease has product MDETREKRNGSSKALGIILFGFILLILLMAFSITKGATNVPMTSVIDGLFHFNRENQQHLVIIDLRLPRVVASALVGSALAVSGAIMQGITHNPLADPGIMGINAGAGFMLSISFAFFPTVGYMNMILISFLGAVLGAILVNSVASTGKKENSINLVLAGVAINTLLVALSQGIALMFNVSQNIMFWTVGGVAGSNWQQIKIMTPWIILAHIGGIIISKSISTLSLGEDVAKGLGLNTKVVYILSSIIVLILAGASVSVIGSVGFVGLIVPHIARFFVGLDYKWIIPTSAVLGAILMVLADLGSRIINPPFETPIGAIISLIGVPFFLYLSCKEGGNING; this is encoded by the coding sequence ATGGATGAAACAAGAGAAAAAAGAAACGGTAGCAGTAAAGCATTAGGTATAATTCTATTTGGATTTATATTACTTATTTTACTAATGGCTTTTTCTATAACTAAAGGTGCAACTAATGTTCCTATGACTTCTGTAATAGATGGACTATTCCATTTCAATAGAGAAAATCAGCAACATTTAGTGATAATAGATTTAAGATTACCTCGTGTTGTAGCAAGTGCTCTAGTAGGATCTGCTTTAGCTGTATCAGGAGCTATAATGCAAGGCATTACTCATAATCCCTTGGCAGATCCGGGGATTATGGGAATTAATGCTGGCGCAGGGTTTATGTTATCTATTTCTTTTGCATTTTTCCCTACAGTAGGTTATATGAATATGATTTTAATTTCCTTTTTAGGTGCAGTGTTAGGAGCTATTTTAGTAAATAGTGTGGCATCAACAGGAAAAAAAGAAAACTCCATAAATTTAGTTTTAGCAGGAGTTGCTATTAATACACTTTTAGTAGCTCTTAGTCAGGGAATCGCACTAATGTTTAATGTGTCTCAGAATATAATGTTCTGGACTGTAGGAGGAGTGGCAGGTTCGAATTGGCAGCAGATAAAGATTATGACGCCTTGGATTATTTTAGCTCATATTGGAGGGATTATTATATCTAAATCCATATCTACTCTAAGCCTTGGAGAAGATGTGGCGAAGGGACTAGGATTAAATACTAAAGTAGTATATATCCTTTCATCTATAATAGTTTTAATATTGGCTGGAGCTTCAGTTTCTGTTATAGGTTCAGTAGGATTTGTAGGCTTAATAGTTCCTCATATAGCGAGGTTCTTTGTAGGGTTAGATTATAAATGGATAATCCCTACATCAGCTGTATTAGGAGCTATTCTTATGGTTTTAGCAGACTTAGGCTCTCGTATTATAAATCCACCTTTTGAAACACCTATAGGTGCAATTATATCACTTATAGGAGTCCCTTTCTTCTTATATTTGTCATGTAAAGAAGGGGGAAATATTAATGGATAA
- a CDS encoding ABC transporter ATP-binding protein — protein sequence MSDIMTDRISVAYGDRSIIRDLSIKIPEGKITTIIGPNGCGKSTLLKTMGRIHKQKRGIVYLNGKDIHSLSTKEVAEKMAILPQTPKAPEGLRVRELVSYGRFPYQRGLSKETDKDRDIINWALEVTKLKGFSDRVVDNLSGGQRQRVWIAMALAQQTDLILLDEPTTYLDLTYQLEVLELLYKLNREEGSTIVMVLHDLNLASRFADYMVAIRDGEIIHSGSPEEVMNKDILKETFSIDAMVMKDPRTEKLVCISYELIKDEDIFKGVLI from the coding sequence ATGAGTGATATTATGACGGACAGAATATCTGTAGCATATGGAGATAGGTCAATAATAAGAGATTTAAGTATAAAGATACCAGAGGGAAAGATTACGACTATAATTGGACCTAATGGATGTGGAAAATCTACTTTGCTTAAGACTATGGGACGCATACACAAACAGAAGAGAGGGATCGTGTACTTAAATGGAAAGGACATACACAGTTTAAGTACAAAAGAGGTAGCAGAGAAGATGGCAATACTACCTCAAACTCCTAAAGCACCAGAAGGATTAAGGGTTAGAGAACTAGTATCCTATGGGCGATTTCCCTATCAGCGTGGGCTAAGTAAGGAGACAGATAAAGATAGAGATATTATAAACTGGGCATTGGAAGTGACAAAACTTAAAGGATTTAGTGATAGAGTAGTTGATAATCTGTCAGGAGGGCAGAGACAGAGGGTTTGGATTGCCATGGCTCTAGCTCAACAGACAGATCTTATATTGTTAGATGAGCCTACTACTTATTTAGACTTAACTTATCAATTAGAAGTATTAGAACTTCTATATAAGTTAAATAGGGAGGAAGGCTCTACTATTGTAATGGTATTACACGATTTAAACCTGGCGTCTAGATTTGCAGATTATATGGTAGCCATTAGAGATGGAGAGATAATTCATAGTGGAAGTCCAGAAGAAGTTATGAATAAAGATATATTGAAAGAGACATTCTCCATTGATGCCATGGTAATGAAAGACCCTCGTACAGAAAAATTAGTTTGTATTTCTTATGAGCTTATAAAGGATGAAGATATATTTAAGGGGGTATTAATATGA
- a CDS encoding uroporphyrinogen decarboxylase family protein has product MIKEEMTPRERMDAFSRGEEIDRVICVPDMGVTMVPFLGIKASDYYHSAGLMAELEIALFNRLRHDSVGISTSLRGMAEAMGSKVAYPDYNISYLLEPAIKSVEEIEGLKVVNPLKDGKLPILLKALKLTKDALIKEVDVGAAMSGPFSVAASVVGTENLLRWMARHPEKVHVLMEIVAESNNRYIEEVAKLGLSISFADPMSSTSIISPKLFREFSLPYLQRNINKIKETTGSAPGIHICGKSKKLWQDVVDAGISNFSIDNEEDLDDAKEIMGDKVVITGNVPPVDAVYLGSRPDINKSVKESIRKGYDSPKGYILSTGCQIPMNTPIEKVEMFMEAGRRYGKYPIDLDLLNSQE; this is encoded by the coding sequence GTGATTAAGGAAGAAATGACTCCAAGGGAAAGAATGGATGCTTTTAGTCGAGGAGAGGAAATTGACAGGGTGATTTGTGTTCCTGACATGGGCGTAACTATGGTGCCATTTCTTGGCATAAAGGCAAGTGATTACTACCATTCAGCTGGGCTTATGGCTGAGCTTGAAATTGCATTATTTAACAGATTGCGTCATGACAGTGTGGGTATCTCCACTAGCCTGCGGGGTATGGCAGAGGCTATGGGTTCTAAAGTAGCATATCCAGATTATAATATTTCCTATCTCTTAGAGCCGGCTATTAAGTCTGTAGAAGAAATAGAGGGTCTGAAGGTGGTTAATCCCTTAAAGGATGGCAAGTTGCCTATCCTGCTTAAAGCCTTGAAGTTGACCAAAGATGCTCTAATAAAGGAAGTGGATGTTGGAGCTGCCATGTCAGGTCCCTTCAGTGTTGCTGCCTCTGTAGTCGGCACAGAAAATCTATTAAGATGGATGGCAAGACATCCAGAAAAGGTGCATGTTTTAATGGAGATAGTAGCCGAATCAAACAACAGGTACATTGAGGAGGTAGCTAAGCTGGGTTTGTCAATCAGCTTTGCAGATCCCATGTCCTCTACCAGTATTATAAGTCCAAAGCTGTTTAGAGAATTTTCACTGCCTTACCTTCAAAGGAATATCAATAAAATCAAAGAAACCACTGGCAGTGCTCCTGGAATACATATATGCGGGAAAAGCAAAAAGCTATGGCAGGATGTTGTGGATGCAGGAATTTCTAATTTCAGCATTGACAATGAAGAGGACCTGGATGATGCAAAGGAAATTATGGGTGATAAAGTAGTTATTACAGGAAATGTGCCCCCTGTGGATGCAGTTTACTTAGGCAGTAGACCCGATATAAACAAATCTGTAAAGGAGTCGATTAGGAAGGGATATGATTCACCAAAAGGGTATATACTCAGTACCGGATGTCAGATTCCAATGAATACACCTATTGAGAAGGTGGAAATGTTTATGGAGGCGGGACGTAGGTATGGGAAGTATCCAATAGACTTAGATTTATTAAATAGTCAGGAATAA
- a CDS encoding nucleotide-binding protein, translating to MKKIAIYGKGGIGKSTTVSNVSAALASMGLTVLQIGCDPKADSTRNLTGGKNIPTVLDRLRENTDIELEDIVFKSSTGVICVESGGPVPGVGCAGRGIITAFEKLEELNAYEIYKPDIVLYDVLGDVVCGGFAMPIRGGYADEVCIVTSGEMMSLYAATNISHAVKSFGKRGYASLRGYILNAKNIENEDELVDKVANENEVDVIYRIPRNPLIQEAEAKGQTVVEAFPESSMTKDYRKLAKTLLEGGDSIG from the coding sequence ATGAAGAAGATTGCAATTTATGGAAAGGGTGGTATAGGTAAGTCTACTACTGTATCTAATGTATCGGCAGCGTTAGCCTCTATGGGATTAACTGTACTACAAATAGGATGTGATCCTAAGGCTGACTCAACTAGGAATTTAACAGGAGGAAAGAATATTCCTACTGTATTAGATAGATTGAGAGAAAATACTGATATAGAATTAGAGGATATTGTATTTAAAAGTAGTACAGGAGTGATATGTGTAGAGTCTGGCGGTCCTGTTCCTGGCGTTGGATGTGCAGGTAGAGGAATAATAACAGCCTTTGAAAAATTAGAGGAGCTAAATGCCTATGAAATTTATAAGCCAGATATAGTTTTATACGATGTACTAGGAGATGTTGTATGCGGTGGATTTGCAATGCCGATAAGAGGTGGATATGCAGATGAGGTATGTATAGTGACTTCAGGAGAGATGATGTCACTTTATGCAGCTACTAATATTTCTCATGCAGTTAAAAGCTTTGGAAAGAGAGGCTATGCTTCTCTTAGAGGATATATTTTAAATGCCAAAAATATAGAAAATGAAGATGAATTAGTAGACAAAGTAGCCAATGAAAATGAGGTAGATGTCATATACCGCATACCAAGAAATCCACTTATACAGGAGGCAGAAGCTAAAGGACAGACGGTAGTAGAGGCTTTTCCAGAATCAAGCATGACAAAGGACTATAGAAAACTTGCAAAGACACTATTGGAGGGAGGAGATAGTATTGGATAG
- a CDS encoding FecCD family ABC transporter permease, translating into MDNRKKTICTISIILLFLIFIISMNIGYIKLSPKDTLRTVFGGGTEEEKLILFNFRLPRIIISMLVGGGLALSGCIIQGLSRNPLADPGLLGINAGAGLMVILYVVFFGSQSFMSVFTLPFLAFLGASLAAILIYLLSYKRGSGFSPLNFILTGVAIQAGISALTTILVVKLDETQFNFVATWQAGSIWGSNWKFVLALVPWLLILIPYVIYKRKVLDILNLGEETAKSLGVSVEKERKNLIMASVALAASCVSVSGNISFVGLLAPHLARKLVGPKHEILLPTCAFTGAILVSIADTIGRVILQPGEIPTGIVVAVIGTPYFIHLLRNGK; encoded by the coding sequence ATGGATAATAGAAAAAAGACTATATGCACTATATCCATAATTTTATTGTTTTTAATTTTCATAATAAGTATGAATATAGGATATATAAAACTTTCTCCAAAGGATACTTTAAGAACTGTATTTGGTGGAGGAACAGAGGAAGAAAAATTAATACTATTTAATTTTAGATTACCTAGAATAATAATCTCTATGTTAGTAGGTGGAGGTCTGGCACTGTCAGGATGTATTATACAGGGACTTTCAAGGAATCCTTTGGCAGACCCGGGTCTACTTGGAATTAATGCAGGGGCAGGGCTTATGGTAATTTTATATGTAGTTTTCTTTGGATCACAGTCTTTTATGTCAGTCTTCACCTTACCTTTTTTAGCGTTTTTAGGAGCTAGTCTTGCAGCTATATTAATTTATTTACTGTCCTATAAAAGAGGTAGCGGATTTTCTCCATTAAATTTTATATTAACAGGAGTTGCTATACAGGCAGGTATATCGGCTTTAACTACTATTTTAGTAGTCAAATTAGATGAGACACAGTTTAATTTTGTAGCAACTTGGCAGGCAGGAAGTATATGGGGAAGTAATTGGAAATTTGTATTGGCATTAGTGCCTTGGCTTTTGATTCTAATACCATATGTAATTTATAAAAGAAAAGTATTAGATATCTTGAACTTAGGAGAGGAAACAGCAAAATCTCTAGGAGTTTCAGTAGAAAAAGAGAGGAAAAACCTAATTATGGCATCAGTAGCCTTGGCAGCATCCTGTGTTTCAGTAAGTGGAAATATAAGTTTTGTAGGCCTGTTAGCACCACATTTAGCTAGGAAGTTAGTAGGACCAAAGCATGAGATACTACTTCCAACATGTGCTTTTACAGGTGCAATATTAGTTTCTATAGCAGATACAATAGGAAGAGTTATTTTACAACCTGGAGAGATTCCTACAGGAATTGTAGTGGCAGTTATAGGGACGCCATATTTTATCCACCTATTGAGAAATGGGAAGTAA
- a CDS encoding ASKHA domain-containing protein, giving the protein MPNIFIHNKNKNVKYVPNKNLMQILIDKDIFVDNPCNGKGSCGKCKIRLLEGELPPMSETEVRLLKQEEITAGIRLSCLVVPKNDITIEVLQKEGKHKILTKSYMPNIEDFSFKPAIKKVLRKISRPTINRQIPYEDSLSEAFGVDGVNWNLLKHLDTSYGKITGVLYNEELIDVEIGDTTDKLYGVAIDIGTTTIVAALIDIITGEEVATASRLNPQKKYGLDVLTRITYAIEHPEEAREKLQQEIVAVLNEIIGDISAQARIDRENIYEISASGNTTMLHFLLGIDTASIGKAPYFPAFIKSKTVRAEEIGLKSAKNAILYCLPSVSAYIGADIVAGAYICQLHKSKENVLFVDIGTNGEIILSSNGKLLSCSCAAGPALEGMNISSGMRAAEGAIEDVIITEEGIKLKVIGDQEAIGICGSGILAAVRELLQTGIVKKSGAFIKLDGLDEADYRYDMLKLNGIKREFILAEAPEELLITQGDLRQVQLAKGAILSGFYALLKQANIEIQQLDRVMIAGQFGAHLPADSLIGVGILPEEVRNKLVYVGNSSKTGAYMALMSIDARKEMEVLAKEIDYMELGASEGYEELFAKCLVFL; this is encoded by the coding sequence ATGCCTAATATTTTTATACATAACAAAAATAAGAATGTTAAATATGTGCCAAATAAGAATTTGATGCAGATTTTAATAGATAAGGATATATTTGTTGATAATCCTTGTAATGGAAAGGGCTCCTGTGGGAAATGTAAAATAAGATTACTTGAAGGTGAGCTACCTCCAATGTCAGAAACAGAAGTCAGGCTTTTAAAGCAGGAGGAAATTACAGCTGGCATCAGACTTTCTTGTCTTGTAGTGCCTAAGAATGATATAACTATAGAGGTTCTGCAAAAAGAAGGAAAACATAAGATACTTACAAAAAGCTATATGCCTAATATTGAGGACTTTAGCTTTAAGCCTGCAATTAAAAAGGTTTTAAGGAAGATTAGCAGACCTACTATTAATAGACAAATACCCTATGAGGACTCTTTAAGTGAAGCTTTTGGAGTAGATGGAGTCAACTGGAACTTATTGAAGCATTTAGATACATCTTATGGAAAGATTACTGGAGTACTTTATAATGAAGAATTAATTGACGTTGAAATAGGAGATACTACTGACAAGCTTTATGGAGTTGCGATTGATATTGGAACTACAACTATTGTTGCAGCTCTCATTGATATAATAACAGGGGAAGAAGTAGCGACAGCTTCAAGACTTAACCCTCAAAAGAAATACGGACTGGATGTTTTAACTAGAATTACCTATGCTATAGAACATCCAGAAGAAGCTAGAGAAAAGCTTCAGCAGGAGATAGTTGCCGTATTAAATGAAATTATAGGGGATATAAGCGCCCAAGCTAGAATAGACAGGGAAAATATTTATGAAATCTCTGCTTCGGGAAACACTACAATGCTTCATTTTCTTCTCGGAATAGATACAGCATCCATAGGCAAGGCTCCTTATTTCCCAGCATTTATAAAATCAAAAACTGTGCGGGCTGAAGAAATTGGATTGAAGTCTGCAAAAAATGCTATTTTATATTGCCTTCCATCTGTATCTGCATATATTGGTGCTGATATTGTGGCTGGTGCATATATTTGTCAGCTACATAAATCAAAAGAAAATGTTTTATTTGTAGATATAGGAACTAATGGTGAAATAATTTTATCAAGTAATGGCAAATTGTTATCCTGCTCCTGTGCCGCTGGGCCAGCTTTGGAGGGAATGAATATTAGTTCAGGTATGAGGGCAGCAGAGGGTGCTATTGAAGATGTGATAATTACAGAAGAAGGTATTAAGCTTAAGGTTATAGGAGATCAGGAAGCCATTGGAATATGTGGGAGTGGTATTTTGGCAGCTGTGAGGGAGCTTCTACAAACAGGTATTGTGAAAAAGAGTGGTGCCTTTATAAAGCTGGATGGACTGGATGAAGCTGACTATCGCTATGATATGCTTAAATTGAATGGTATAAAACGTGAATTTATTTTAGCTGAAGCCCCTGAAGAATTGCTGATTACGCAAGGGGACCTTCGTCAGGTACAACTAGCTAAGGGGGCTATATTATCTGGCTTTTATGCATTGCTGAAGCAGGCAAATATTGAAATCCAACAGTTGGATAGGGTTATGATAGCAGGACAATTTGGTGCTCATCTACCAGCTGATAGTCTAATAGGAGTAGGAATCCTGCCTGAAGAAGTAAGAAATAAATTAGTATATGTAGGTAACTCTTCAAAGACTGGAGCCTATATGGCCTTAATGTCTATTGATGCAAGAAAAGAAATGGAAGTCTTAGCAAAGGAAATAGATTATATGGAACTTGGAGCGTCTGAAGGCTATGAAGAGTTATTTGCTAAATGCCTTGTGTTTCTGTAA